The Montipora capricornis isolate CH-2021 chromosome 6, ASM3666992v2, whole genome shotgun sequence genome has a window encoding:
- the LOC138051519 gene encoding ATP-dependent RNA helicase DDX19A-like, whose amino-acid sequence MADEDWAAEVDEQERQISGQVNQLKISNTAAAPTEEKPDPEKENDENTAAVIADTSFLAKVLRNKLVQRNDPSSPLHSVKSFEELPLSEQLRRGVYDMGFNKPSKIQETALPMLLADPPNNMIAQSQSGTGKTAALVLSMLSRVDATKSFTQVICLSPTYELALQTGQVAEKMGKFCPEIKIGYAVRGERVSRGQKVTDHILFAMPGTLLDWLFRFKVMDPKKIKMFVLDEADVIIALQGHQDQFIRIRKQLPKDCQMLLFSATYDDEVMKFANTVVPDPIVIRLRREEESLDNIKQYYVVCRDQEDKHEALSNMYGVVSIGQCIVFCNTRKAVSWLAQKMTAEGHSVALLSGEITVQQRLAVLNRFREGKEKLLITTNVCARAIDVEQVTVVVNYDMPVEPSGKPDFETYLHRIGRTGRFGKNGIAVNFIDGPRSMNVMKKIEEHFGKKISLLETNDVDELEKPG is encoded by the exons AATCAGTTGAAAATAAGCAACACTGCTGCTGCACCTACTGAAGAAAAGCCTGACCCCGAGAAGGAAAATGATG AGAATACAGCAGCTGTTATCGCAGACACTTCATTCCTGGCGAAGGTGCTTAGGAACAAACTTGTTCAGAGAAATGATCCCAGCTCACCTTTGCATTCTGTCAAATCATTTGAAGAGCTACCCCT GTCAGAACAGTTGCGCCGTGGTGTATATGACATGGGCTTCAATAAACCTTCGAAAATTCAGGAAACTGCTCTACCCATGCTCCTTGCTGATCC CCCAAACAACATGATAGCTCAGTCACAGTCTGGAACAGGGAAGACAGCTGCATTGGTTCTGTCAATGCTTAGCAGAGTGGATGCGACAAAAAGTTTTACACAG GTGATATGCCTTTCACCTACGTATGAACTGGCCCTACAGACAGGGCAGGTGGCAGAAAAAATGGGAAAATTCTGTCCTGAAATTAAGATTGGCTATGCAGTAAGAGGAGAAAGAG TTTCAAGAGGCCAGAAAGTGACGGACCATATTTTATTTGCAATGCCAGGAACTTTGTTGGATTGGCTGTTTCGGTTCAAAGTGATGGACCCAAAGAAAATCAAGATGTTTGTGCTGGATGAAGCAGATGTCATAATTGCACTACAGGGCCACCAAGATCAGTTCATCAGAATACGCAA GCAACTACCGAAAGACTGCCAGATGCTGCTATTTTCAGCCACGTACGATGACGAAGTTATGAAATTTGCCAATACGGTAGTGCCAGATCCCATCGTTATCCGGCTGCGTCGAGAGGAGGAGAGCTTGGACAACATCAAGCAGTACTATGTAGTGTGCCGTGACCAAGAGGACAAACACGAGGCCCTCTCAAACATGTATGGCGTGGTGTCTATTGGACAGTGCATCGTATTCTGTAAT ACCCGAAAGGCAGTGTCTTGGTTGGCGCAGAAGATGACTGCTGAGGGACACTCGGTGGCGCTCTTGTCAGGGGAAATCACAGTGCAACAGCGTCTTGCAGTGCTGAATAGGTTCCGCGAGGGCAAAGAAAAACTGCTCATCACAACGAATGTGTGTGCGCGGGCAATAGATGTTGAACAG GTGACGGTTGTGGTGAATTACGACATGCCAGTTGAGCCCAGTGGCAAACCTGATTTTGAGACTTACTTACACAGGATTGGCCGGACAGGCCGGTTTGGCAAGAATGGCATCGCAGTTAACTTTATTGATGGTCCGCGGTCCATGAACGTAATGAAAAAGATTGAGGAACATTTTGGCAAGAAAATCTCGCTGCTGGAAACTAATGACGTCGACGAGTTGGAGAAGCCTGGTTAG